From the genome of Halobacterium sp. R2-5:
CGGGGCGGCAGTTCGTCGTCGATGCGCTCGCGGAGCGCGTCGACGTCGATCCCTTCCCTCCCGCTGACCGCGATGGGGTTCGGCGCGAGCGCGGACAGCGCCTCCTGTTTCTCCGCGAGCTCGTCGTCGTCGACCTTGTCCACCTTGTTGAACACGGTGACGATGGGGGCCTCGTTGCGCTCGTAGAGCGTGTCGTGGCTGGTGACGAGCTTCTCGCGGATGTCGTCGAGGGGCTCGCTGGCGTCCACCACCAGCAGCACGAGGTCGGCCTGGTAGACGGACTCCAGGGTGGACTTGAACGACTCCACGAGCCAGTGCGGGAGGTCGCTGATGAACCCGACCGTGTCCGTCAGCAGGACGTCCCGGCGGTCCATCTCCAGCCGGCGGGTCGTCGTCCCCAGCGTCGTGAACAGCCTGTCCTGGGACTCGGCGGTGGTGTCGAGGTCGGGGTGGAGGTCGTCGTTCTCGTCGACGTCGAGGTCGTCGGCGAGCCGCCGCAGCAGCGTCGACTTCCCGGCGTTCGTGTACCCGGCGAGGGCCACCAGCTCGAAGCCGGACTCGCGGCGGGTCTCCCGGCGCTGCCGTTCGGTCTTCTCGATGCTCTCCAGTTCGTCCCGGATGCGGCTGATCTGGGCCTTGATGTCCTGCTCGCGACTCTCGTCGTACTCGCCGAGGCCCATGAACCCGGGGCGCTCGTCGCGCTTCGCGAGGCTGGTCTTCGCCTCCGCGCGCGGGAGCTCGTAGCGCAGCTCCGCGAGCTCGACCTGCAGCTGGGCCTTCCGCGTCCGAGCGCGCTGGCCGAAGATGTCGAGGATGAGCCGGAAGCGGTCGACGACTTCCGTGTTCTCGGGCAGCCGCTGGCCGAGGTTGTACGTCTGGTAGGGGCCGAGGCGGTTGTCGAAGACGACGCGCTCCGCGCCCGTCTCCGCGACGAGCGCCGCGAGCTCCTCGACTTTCCCCTCGCCGAGCTGGAGCGCGGGGTCGGCGGTACGGGTCTGGGTCACTTCGCCGCCGACCTCGTAGCCCGCGGCTCGGACGAGGTCCCTGATTTCGGCGGTGTCGGCCTCGCCGTCGTCGACGCGCTTGGCCACGACCGCCGTCTTGGTCGCTGTTCCTGTCACTCGACGCGTACTACGCCCCGGCGCTACTTAAGCCCCGGGCGCGGATAACGGCTCCCGGTATCGCCCGGTCAGAACGGGTACTCGCGGGGCTCGTGCTGGACGGAGATCCACTTCGTCTCGGTGATCTCCCGGAGGAACGCGTCGCTGTTGTACTCGCCGACGCCGGACGCGCCGATGCCGCTGAACGGCACGTGAGCCTCGTCGTTGATCGGCTGGTCGTTGATGTGGACGTTCCCGGTCTCCATGCGGTCGGCGATCTCCCGTGCGACCGAGAGGTCGCCCGAGTGCACGGCGCCGGAGAGGCCGTACTCGGTGTCGTTGGCGATTTCGACGGCCTCGTCGACGTCCGAGAACGGGATCACGGGCGCGATGGGACCGAAGTGCTCGTTGCAGGCGGCCGCCATGTCGTTGGTGACGTCCGAGAGCACCGTCGGCTCGACGACCAGCGAATCGTCGACACCGTCGATGTCGGCGGTTTCGCCGCCGGTTTCGAGGGTGGCGCCCGCCTCGACCGTCTCCTCGACGTATTCGAGCATCTCGTCGCGCTGGGACTCGTCGATGATCGGGCCGACGACGGTGCCGCCCTCGTGCGCGCTCCCGACGGCGAGTTCCTCGGCGCGCTCGGTGAGCTTCTCGACGTACTCGTCGTAGACGTCTTCGTGGACGACGTGGCGGTTGATGGAGATACAGACCTGTCCCTGATGGACGAACGAGCCGAACGTCGCCGCGTCGACGGCGCGGTCGAGGTCGGCGTCCTCGGTGACGACGAACGCGTTGTTGCCGCCGAGCTCCATCGCCGGCACCGCGAGGTTCTCGCCCGCGAGCCCGGCGACGTGCTGGCCGACCGACGTGGAGCCGGTGAACGAGACGACGTCGCTCTCGGGGTGGCTGGCGACGCGGTCACCGATCTCCGAGCCCCGGCCCGTCACCACGTTCAGTACGCCGCCGGGGAGGTCGGTCTCTTCGAACAGCTTCGCGAACAGCAGCCCGCCCGTGATGGGGGAGTTCGTCGAGGGCTTCAGCACGACGCTGTTGCCCGCGGCGATGGCGGGGAGGACGGCGCGAGCGCTGAGGTTCAGCGGGAAGTTCCACGGCGAGATGACCGTCACCACGCCCTTCGGCCCGCGCTCGACGATGTTCTCCTTGCCGGGGATGTTCGACTCGGCGTGCTCGCCTTTCATCCGCCGCGGCAGCGTCGCCGCCTCGCCAGCGTGGTCGCTGGCGATCTGGATGGACGTCTCGCCCATGATGGCGGAGCCGCCGACCTCGTGTGCGAGCAGGTCGACGACCTCGTCGCTGTGTGCCTGGAGCGCTTCCAGGAACTGCTGGACGACCGCCGCGCGCTGGGCTGGCGGCGCCTCCGCCCACTCCGTCTGGGCTTCCGCAGCGGCCTCGTAGGCTGCGTTCACGTCGGCTCCCGAAGCGGACGGTACCTCGGCGACGACCTCCCGCGTGGAGGGGTCCTCGACGTCGATTGTCTCGCCGCTCTCGGCGGGCGTCCACTCGCCGTCGACGTACAGTTCGCTCCAGTCGGCGTCTATCGAGAAGTCACTCATCCGTGTTTTACCAGACGGTACAAACACACTAAAGTGCGGAGGACGGGGAGAGTGCCACCGGTTGACGAACGACTCACACGTCCCTCGCCGGCCGCTCGACGCGGCGAGCGCCCCTTCCGACAGCCTTTACCGGCCGGTAAACGAAGTGCGGGGCATGAGACAGCCGCTCCGCCGACCCGACAGCCCCGAGGAGGGAGCCGACCGATGAGTTCGAGCGACCCGAGCCAGCCGGTTCCGGGCCAGACCGTCCGGCACGGCACCGGCGTCAACTCGAACCGCGCGTTCCCGACGAACAGCTTCCCCCGGCACCTCGACCCGTTCGTGCTGTTCGAGCGCTTCTACATCGAGCCCGACGAGGGGTTCCCGATGCACCCCCACGAGGGGTTCGAGATCGTCTCCTACATGCTCGACGGCGGGATGGCCCACGAGGACTCCCTCGGCGTCACCAACACCGCCCGCGAGGGCGAGGCGATGCGCATCACCGCCGGCAGCGGCATCCGTCACTCGGAGTTCCCGGCGGGCGGCCGGGGCTGCAACGGCCTCCAGCTCTGGGTGAACCTCCCGCGCGACCGGAAGGACGCCGACGCCGGCTACGAGGACGCGAGTACCGACGACCTCCCGACGGAGTCCCTCGACGGCGCGACCGTGACGACCGTCGTCGGCGAGGGGTCGCCGCTCTCGCTGTACACGCCGATGGAGTACCTCGACGCGACCGTCACGGACGCGTGGACGTGGTCGCCCCGGGAGGACTGGACCGGCTTCCTCTACGGCGTCGACGGCGAGGGCGCGGTGAACGGCCACGCGTTCGGTGTCGGCGACGTACTCCCCGTCGTCGAAGCCGAGGACGTCGCCGTCGAGAGCGAGGACGCCCTCCGCGCGGTCGCGGTCTCCGGCCGCCCGCACGGCGAGGAGATCCACCAGCGCGGCCCGTTCGTCCGCTGAACTCGTCAGCCGGCCGACTTTTACCGATTGGTAAACTACTTCTGCGAGCCGCTGCTCCACTCGCGTATGGCAGACGTAGCAGTCGTCGGCGGCGGCCCCGCCGGCCTGACCGCGGCACAGTACGCAGCGAAGAACGACCTCGACACCGTCGCCTTCGACACGGGCGAGTCCTGGATGGGGAAGGCCCACCTCTTCAACTACCCCGCGATTCGCAGCATCAGCGGCGACGAGTTCCTCACCATCGCCCGCGGACAGGCCGAGGCCCGCGGCGCGACGCTCCACGAGGCGGAAGTCACGGGCGTCGAGCAGAGCGACGACGGGTTCGTCGTCAGTACCGACGAGGACGAGTACGAGGCGGACTACGTCGTGCTCGCGACCGGCGGCAACCGCGAGCTCGCCGAGGACCTCGGCTGCGAGTTCACCGACGAGGACGTCGTCGACGTGAACGTCGACATGGAGACCAGCGTCGAGGGCGTGTACGCCACCGGCGCGATGGGCCGCGCGGAGAAGTGGCAGGCCGTCATCGCCGCGGGCGACGGCGCGGCCGCGATCCTCGACATCCTCTCGAAGGAGAAAGGCGAGTACTACCACGACTTCGACGTGCCCTCGGACGTCCCCGAGCTCTGAATTTCGGGCGTGTACGCCCGTAGCTCGCGCGTGTCCGCCGTAGTAACTGACTTCAACCTCGCGCGCGAACGGGCACTACGATGAGCGACTCCGACGGGAACGCCGGCTCCACGGACACGCGGGAGGCCATCATGGAGGCGACGTTCCGCGCGCTTCGCGAACACGGCTACAAGGACCTGCGGGTGCGGGACATCGGCGACGAGATGGAGCAGTCACGCCAGCTGATCCACTACCACTTCGACGGCAAGTACGACCTCATGTCGTCGTTTCTCGCGTACGTCATCGACCAGTACGAGGGCAGCGTCGAGGTGGACACGGACGCGGACCCGCGGACGGAACTCGACGCGCGCATCGACCAGTGCCTGTTCGGCCCGGAGCTCGAGGAGTTCGAGCACTGGGACCGCATGAAGGTGTACCACGAGCTGTACGCGTACGCCCAGCACGACGAGCGCCACCGCGAGCTGTTCGACGAGCACTACGACCGCATCCGCGGCAGCATCGTGGCCGTCGTCGAAGACGGCATCGAGGCGGGCGTCTTCCGCGACGTGGACGCCGAGCGCGTCGGCCAGCTCGTCACGGACCTGATTCACGCCGCCCGCGAGCGCCGGCTCTCGCTCGGCCACGAGGACGCGCCCGAGCAGGCGCGGCAAGCCATCGACGAACTCGTGCTGGACTCGCTGACCGCAGAGGACGCGGCCGACGCGTCCGCACTGCGCCAGTAGGGACGGCTTACCGCGTCAGTGCGACCGACAAAAGAGACTTACCGGTAGCCGACCGACGGGCGAGTATGGCAGACATTAATCTGACGACCCTCGGGCTGGAATTCGGGGGTGGCGCCGGCATCGGCGCCGTCATCGGGTTCGCGGCCAAGAAGGTCGCGAAGCTCATCGCGGTCATCGTCGGGCTGGAGCTCGCGCTGTTCAAGTTCCTGGAGTCCCGGGGCATCCTGACGGTCGACTGGGACCGCCTCACGGGCGGGATGCTCGACATCACGCAGGCCGCCAACGGCGCTGCGCCGCCGTCGTGGATGAACACCATCCTCTCGACGCTGTCGGTCAGCGCCGGATTCACGGGGGGGTTCCTGGTCGGCTTCCGGAAAGGATAGCTTACCGCGTGTCGAGTTCGCCTTTGTCCTTCACGATGGTCGTCTCGCCCTCCCCCTCCGAGACCTCGTTGACGAGGTCGTAGAAGTCGTTCTGCATCCCGGCCGGGAACGTCAACACGCCCACCCAGGAGCCGTCGGCCTGCCACTCCTCGCGGTCGAGTTCGCCGAACTCCCGGATCTTGGCCTGCCCGCTGCCCGCGTGGTCCGGCGGCAGATTCACCGCGACGGTGACCTCCTCGAAGCGGATCGGAATCACGGGCCGCAGCGCGTCCAGCGCCTCGTCGACCTGGCTCTCCGCGGGCTCCATCGGGTCCACCGTGAACCCCGCCTCTTCGAGCGCGTTCTCGATGCGCTCGGGCGGGTGGGGCGCGTTGTCCATCTGGGGGTTGACCGCGTTCCGCGTGATGGTGTTGACGAGCTTGCGGCGCTTCTGCTCCTGCATCTCCTCGCGCTGCTCGGCGGTGATCTGGATCTCCCCGCGCTCGATGACGTCGGGGATAATCTCCATCGGCTCGGTCGTCCCGAACACCTCTTCGAGGTCCTCCTCGGCGGGCCGGTCGCCCCGGGAGGCGTTCTCGAAGACGTCCCGCGCGGCGATGACGTCCTCCAGTTCGCCGTCGAACTCGCCGCGCTTCATCGCGAGCGCGGCGTCCGGGTCGACGAGCACTTCGAAGCGCTCCCCGTGGGTTTCGAGGCGAGCCGTCACCGCCTCGTCGAGTGATATCATGCGTGTTGCTTCGGGGAGTGTACTTAAAAGAGCTTTTCCCCGCCGTGGGAGCGGACTACTCCTCGTCTTCGTCGGGGTCCGCTTCGTCGCCGCTGGTCCCGTCGTCGAGCAGGTCGTGCTCGTCGAGGTACTCGCTGATCTCGTCGTTCGACAGCTCGATGAACGCGCCCGTCTCCGCGTCGATGGTGGCGACGCCGACGCCCTCGGGCGCCAGCGAGTCGCGAATCTGGCCGAGCGCGCGCAGCGCCAGCTCCACGCCCTCGTCGAGGGGCAGCGACTCGTCGTAGTTGTCCTCGAGGTACTCCTGGACAGTAGAGCGGTCCTCGCCGATGGCGATGGCCTTCCACTCGTACGGCGTCCCCGACGGGTCCGTCTCGAAGAGGCGGGGCTCGCCGTTCGTGACGCCGCCGATGAGGAGCGCGACGCCGAACGGCCGCGCGCCCCCGACCTGCGTGTACTGCTGGATGTGGTCGGTGATGTCTTTCGTCAGCGTCTCCACGCCGATGGCCTGGTCGTAGCGAAGGCGCTCGACCTGGGCGTCGCGGCGCGCGAAGTCGATGAGTTTCCGGGCGTCGGCGACGTGGCCCGCGCTCGCGATGCCGACGTGGTTGTCGGCCTTGTGTATCTTCTCGACGGACGCCTCCTCCATCAGCGGCGAGCTGATGCGCTTGTCCACGAGGAGGACGACGCCGCCGTCCGTGCGCACCCCGATGCTGGGCGTCCCTCGCTTGACGGCCTCCCGGGCGTACTCCACCTGGTAGAGGCGCCCGTCCGGCGAGAAGATCGTGATACCGCGGTCGTAGGCCTGCTGTTGGTTCTGTCCTTGCATGGTTAGCAGTCGAGGTCCGTCGCGCCCGCGAACCCGTCCTCGCAGTCGACGTCGACGAGGTCGCCCCGGCGGACGGCGCGACGGGTGCCGCCCGCGAACGCGACGCTGGCTTCGTCTCGGGATTCACTCGGCCGGCCTAAATACTTTTCTTCAGCCGCCCGCATCGTGCCCGAGACGCCGCGTACCGCCACCCTGACGGGGTCACCGCGGACCTCGTCGACGCACGCCAGCGCCGCCCGCCCGCGCTCCACTTCGCCGTGGCGAACCCGCACTAACGCCTCGCCGGTGCCGTCGCTGAAGGAGAACTCCAGCACGCGCAGGTCGGCGTCCGCGCTCCCGGCGTCACCGTAGAGGTTCTGCGCGGCGAACCAGACGCTGCGCTGGAAGTCCCCCTGCGAGACGTCGGCGTCCGGCCACGCCTCCAGCTCCACGGCGAGGTAGCGCCACCGCGGCCGGAGGTGCTTCGGGAGGTGTTTCACAGCCGCTCCGCGACGAGCACGCCGACCTGCTCGTGGACCATCTCGACGGCCGTGACCGCGTACCCCGCGTCCGTGAACGCGTCCGCGAGCACGCCCACCGTCGCCGGGTCGTCGACTTCGGGGCTGTAGAACGGCTCCTCGGGGTCCGGTTCCCCGAAGAACATCACGTCCCCGAGCACGATTTTCCGGGGCTCGAGGTCCGCGATGACCGAGACGGTCTCGCGTTTCTCCTCGTCGCTCAGGTGGTGCATCGCGAAGTTCGACGTGACAATGTCCACCTCGCCGTCGTAGTTCGGCTCGCGGAACTGGCCCTGTCCGAACTCGACGTTCTCGATGCCGCGTTCGTCGGCCTTCCGGCGCGCCTCGTCCATCATCCCCTCGCTGATGTCGCGGCCGACGACGCGGCCCGCCGCCTCGGCGAGCCCGAGCGCGATGGCGCCCGTCCCGCAGCCGAGGTCGAGGACCGTGTCGTCGCCGTCCGGGTTCGCGCGTTCGAGGACGAGCGCGACGCACTCGTTGTACTCCGGGGACTTCTCGTCGTCGTAGTCGGCCGCGAGGTCGTCGAAGCGCGCGGCGTGCTCGTCAAGCGTCTTCTTCATACCTGCCGCGTTCGACGCCCTCCGCAATGAACTCCTCGGACGTCCGGTGGCGGTTGCGCGCCGCGAGCTCACCCCACGCCTCCAGGCCCGCCCGGATCCGGTCGCGCTCGAAGCCGATCTCCTCGCCGACGGCGAGCAGTTCCCGGGGCGCGCGCAACTGGAGGTGCGACGTCGGGTCGGCGCTCACGACGTACGGCGCGTCGTAGTGGTCGACGAGCTCGCGGAGCTTCCGCAGGCCGCGCAGCGCCTGCACGCGCTCGCCGCCGCTCGCGCGCAGCACCCGCGAGAAGTCGAACTCCACGTGGACCGCGTTCCGCTTCGCGGCCTTCACGACGACGTGGTTGACGTCGCCGCCCCCCCGCATCGGCCCGGCGAGCACGTCCGCCCGCGCGGACTCCGCGACGAAGCGATTGAGGTCGGGCGTGCCGCCGCGCACCGCCAGCACCGTCGCGTCCTCGCGCAGGTCGCCGATGGCGCCGCTCGCGTGGGACGCGTCCTCGGCGTCGAGCTCTACGCCGGACACCACGTCGACGCCGTACTCCTCGCCGACGGCTTCGTAGTCCACTTCGGGTCGGGCGTCCGAGCGGCTCCGCACCACGACGCCGTCGTAGCCGACGCTCGCGGCCGTCGCGGCGAACCGCGCGACGGTGCTGTCGCCGTCCGGGTGGGCGTGAACGGCCTCGTACACGACTGCTCGTTCGCGGGCGGCCCGTAAAAACGCGTGCGTTCGCGCCGGCTCAGTACGCGAACACGTCCCACGCCCACTCGCCGAGGGAGCGCGACCCGAGCGCGTCCGGCCGGCGCGCGTCCACCGCAGCGCCGGTCTCGACGGTGTAGCTGACGTTCCGAACGAGCCGGGCGCCGTTCACCGTGGCGTTCAAGCGCGCTCGCCCCCCGAGCACGACGCCGCGGTCGGCGTCGACGCGCATCCGTACCCACGCTGTCTCCGCGCTCACGGCTCCGGCGTCAGTCCCCTGGACGGCCTCGAACACCGCCGCGTCGCCGTTCAGTTCGAGCGTCCGCGTGCCGTCGGCTGCGGCCACCGTCGTCCACGTTCCCGTTTGGGCAGCCGGGAGGCCGTACCCGGCGCCGAGGCCGTCCACGAGCGTGTAGTCGCCGCTGGCTTGCCAGTAGCCCGGGAGGGCGCGTGCGGTGTCATCGCCGACACGAGCCGTGCCGAGACTGAAGACGCCGGGAGAGTAGCCGCGGAAGCGGTAGGCGACGCCGCTGTCAGCGTACCCGACGTCGGTCCGGTCGTGACGGCGGAGCGACGCCCGGAACTGGCGCGCGGAGCGTTCGACGACCGTCGTGGCCACGACGCGGTCGCCGTCCAGTCGCTCGGTCGCGACCACCCGGTGGTCGGCCGCAGCCGTCCGGCCTAGCGCCGCCGCGTAGGCCGGGGTCGCGTCCTCGGGGAGCGGCGACGACGCGACGGCGGTCCCGGGGCGGGCGTCAGTGACGCGAACCGCGCTCGCACCGGCTACCAGTCCCGCGACGAGCAGGGCCGCGAGTGCGACACGCCGCACCGGAACGGCACGCGCTTCGGCCGAATCAGACGCGGCGAGTGCGACGTGCAGCGGGTAGACGACTGTCCCGACGAGGACGAGCGTTCCAGCGACCGCGCCGACGGTCGCGAGGAACGCGAGGCGCGCGGCGTCCTGTGTGGCGTAGCGCTCGCCCGCGAGCACCAGCGTAGCGGCGAAGATAGCGGTCACCGCGAGAACGCACGCGAGGTGCAGACCGAGCGCGGCGGCGGCGGTTCGCCGGCGGCCGCCGAGTGCGTGCAGCGGCGCAGCGGACGCCGCGCGGAGTCCGTCGCCGGCGACGACGCGTTCGACGGCCGGCGCGAGCACCGCCCACGCGACGAGTGTTCCGGCGGCGACACCAGCGAGCGGCGCGACCTGGACCGTCGTGGTCGAGAGCGTCGCGCCGGTCGCGTAGACTGCCGCACGGAGTGGCGTGTCGAGGAGGAGGAACGCGGCCGCGCCGAGCGCGAGCGCGACGAGGTGCCCGCCGACGGCGACCGCGAGAAGCCGCGGGCCGCGCTCGCGGAGTGTCGTGGCGACGGTCCACGGCGGTGTCGCGTCGGGACTGGCGACGGCGGCGTCGACTGACGGCGCGGCCGCGCCGAGCACGGGGATAGCGACGACGGGCGGGAACGCAACTGCGAGAACCGGGTGGACCACGGCGAGCGCGAGCCGGACGAGCGCCTCACAGAGGAGCGTCGCGCCGGCGAGTGCGAACACGCGCGGTCGGTTCAGGGCGACGTGGAGGGCGTCGCGGAGCGCGGGAGCCATCGTCCGCACGTGCTCACAGGGACCCCAAAAGACGGTCGGTGGGCGGCTACGACAGCGCTTCGCGGGCGTTCTCGACGGCGGCCTCCTTGTTCGCGGGGTAGGCCTCGACTTTCGCGCGGAGCGCGATGCCGTCGCCGAGCTGGGCGTCCCCGAGGAACGCCTCCTGTTTGTCGAGGTGGACGAACAGCGAGCAGTTGTCGTCGACGCGCTGGTCGAGCTCCTCGCGGATGCGTTCGATGTCCGCGCCGTCGCGGAGCTGGCCGAGCACGTGGCGCATCTCGTCGGCGCGCTCGACGCGCGCGGACAGCACGACGATTCGGTCGCCGAGGTGGCCTTCGCTCTCGGCGCGCTCGAGTTCGACGTCCTCGGGGAGGAAGTGCCGGAGCGCGTCGGCGACGCGGACCTCGTCCTCCGTGCCGTAGCAGAACGCCCGGAGGTCGACGTAGTGGAACGGAACCTCGCTCATTGCCGCGACGTAGCGGGCGCGGCGGTAAAAGCGTCGCCACTGGCGGACGGCGTTCGTTGCGGATCACCGACAGAACTACTTGGGGTGCCGTAGAAGCGCAACTGACAGATGCAGGACCAGCGCTTCCTCGAGTCCGACTGGGACTACTGCGTGGTGCTCGACGCGTGTCGCTACGACGTGTTCAGCGAGCTCTACGACGACTACCTCGACGGCGACCTCGAGAAGCGCTGGAGCACCGGCTCGTCGACCCCCGAGTGGGCGTACCGGACGTTCACGGGCGACCACGACATCGCGTACTTCTCCGGGAACCCGTTCATCAACAGCCTCGGCATCCCGCTGAACGAGCTCAAGTGGGGGGCGAGCTGCGACTACGAGTGGAGCGCCGACGACCACATCAGCGACGTGGTCGACGTCTGGAAGCACGGCTGGGACGACGACCTCGGGACGATTCCGCCGGAGAGCATGGCGGCGTCGTTCCGCGACAACCAGGACCTCGTCGCGGACGCCGAACGCACGGTCGTCCACTACATGCAGCCCCACGCGCCGTACCTCTCGCGGGGGAAGGGCCAGAAGCTCACGCAGATCCAGAAGGGCATCCAGCGACAGGGCGAGCGCGACGAGGACGACGGCGGGCTGCTCGCGAGCGTCGGGGACGCGGTGCGGCCGCGCGTCGAGAGCGTCCTCGACGACAGCAACCTCGCGATGAAGGTCGGGCTCTGGCTGGAGACCGGGCTCGGCGGCGTGGTCACCGACGGCACCCGCGAGACCGCGATGCAGTACTACGAGGAGAACCTCCGCATCGCGCTGGAGGGCGTCGCGGAGCTCACGGAATCGCTCGACGGCGACGTGGTGGTCACCGCCGACCACGGCGAGGCGTTCGGCGAGGAGGGCGTCTGGGAGCACCACATCGAGACCCACATCCCGGCGCTGATGGAAGTGCCGTGGCTGGAGCTCGACTAGTCGGCGCTGGCCGGCGAGTCACTCCCCGACGGGCCGGGCTCGGGGATGTACGACGCCGCGATCTCGGCGATGCGCTTCGCGCCGTTGGCGTGCGGTTCGGGCGCTTCGACGGAGTCGAGGAGCGCCTCCACGCCCGCGATGGAGTCCGCGGCGTAGAATCCGGGCGTGTCCGCGAGCGCGTCCACGACGCCGCGCTGTTCTGACGTCGCCGGCA
Proteins encoded in this window:
- a CDS encoding NAD(P)/FAD-dependent oxidoreductase; translation: MLHSRMADVAVVGGGPAGLTAAQYAAKNDLDTVAFDTGESWMGKAHLFNYPAIRSISGDEFLTIARGQAEARGATLHEAEVTGVEQSDDGFVVSTDEDEYEADYVVLATGGNRELAEDLGCEFTDEDVVDVNVDMETSVEGVYATGAMGRAEKWQAVIAAGDGAAAILDILSKEKGEYYHDFDVPSDVPEL
- a CDS encoding Rpp14/Pop5 family protein encodes the protein MKHLPKHLRPRWRYLAVELEAWPDADVSQGDFQRSVWFAAQNLYGDAGSADADLRVLEFSFSDGTGEALVRVRHGEVERGRAALACVDEVRGDPVRVAVRGVSGTMRAAEEKYLGRPSESRDEASVAFAGGTRRAVRRGDLVDVDCEDGFAGATDLDC
- a CDS encoding pirin family protein, which translates into the protein MSSSDPSQPVPGQTVRHGTGVNSNRAFPTNSFPRHLDPFVLFERFYIEPDEGFPMHPHEGFEIVSYMLDGGMAHEDSLGVTNTAREGEAMRITAGSGIRHSEFPAGGRGCNGLQLWVNLPRDRKDADAGYEDASTDDLPTESLDGATVTTVVGEGSPLSLYTPMEYLDATVTDAWTWSPREDWTGFLYGVDGEGAVNGHAFGVGDVLPVVEAEDVAVESEDALRAVAVSGRPHGEEIHQRGPFVR
- a CDS encoding class I SAM-dependent methyltransferase translates to MKKTLDEHAARFDDLAADYDDEKSPEYNECVALVLERANPDGDDTVLDLGCGTGAIALGLAEAAGRVVGRDISEGMMDEARRKADERGIENVEFGQGQFREPNYDGEVDIVTSNFAMHHLSDEEKRETVSVIADLEPRKIVLGDVMFFGEPDPEEPFYSPEVDDPATVGVLADAFTDAGYAVTAVEMVHEQVGVLVAERL
- a CDS encoding RNase P subunit p30 family protein, whose amino-acid sequence is MYEAVHAHPDGDSTVARFAATAASVGYDGVVVRSRSDARPEVDYEAVGEEYGVDVVSGVELDAEDASHASGAIGDLREDATVLAVRGGTPDLNRFVAESARADVLAGPMRGGGDVNHVVVKAAKRNAVHVEFDFSRVLRASGGERVQALRGLRKLRELVDHYDAPYVVSADPTSHLQLRAPRELLAVGEEIGFERDRIRAGLEAWGELAARNRHRTSEEFIAEGVERGRYEEDA
- a CDS encoding TetR/AcrR family transcriptional regulator, which codes for MSDSDGNAGSTDTREAIMEATFRALREHGYKDLRVRDIGDEMEQSRQLIHYHFDGKYDLMSSFLAYVIDQYEGSVEVDTDADPRTELDARIDQCLFGPELEEFEHWDRMKVYHELYAYAQHDERHRELFDEHYDRIRGSIVAVVEDGIEAGVFRDVDAERVGQLVTDLIHAARERRLSLGHEDAPEQARQAIDELVLDSLTAEDAADASALRQ
- the hflX gene encoding GTPase HflX, producing the protein MTGTATKTAVVAKRVDDGEADTAEIRDLVRAAGYEVGGEVTQTRTADPALQLGEGKVEELAALVAETGAERVVFDNRLGPYQTYNLGQRLPENTEVVDRFRLILDIFGQRARTRKAQLQVELAELRYELPRAEAKTSLAKRDERPGFMGLGEYDESREQDIKAQISRIRDELESIEKTERQRRETRRESGFELVALAGYTNAGKSTLLRRLADDLDVDENDDLHPDLDTTAESQDRLFTTLGTTTRRLEMDRRDVLLTDTVGFISDLPHWLVESFKSTLESVYQADLVLLVVDASEPLDDIREKLVTSHDTLYERNEAPIVTVFNKVDKVDDDELAEKQEALSALAPNPIAVSGREGIDVDALRERIDDELPPRERETLVLPMTEDTMSVVSWVHDHAHVRDVDYGDEQVVVDFEARPPVVEKSRAKASDLVAEA
- a CDS encoding ribosome assembly factor SBDS — its product is MISLDEAVTARLETHGERFEVLVDPDAALAMKRGEFDGELEDVIAARDVFENASRGDRPAEEDLEEVFGTTEPMEIIPDVIERGEIQITAEQREEMQEQKRRKLVNTITRNAVNPQMDNAPHPPERIENALEEAGFTVDPMEPAESQVDEALDALRPVIPIRFEEVTVAVNLPPDHAGSGQAKIREFGELDREEWQADGSWVGVLTFPAGMQNDFYDLVNEVSEGEGETTIVKDKGELDTR
- a CDS encoding FUN14 domain-containing protein, which codes for MADINLTTLGLEFGGGAGIGAVIGFAAKKVAKLIAVIVGLELALFKFLESRGILTVDWDRLTGGMLDITQAANGAAPPSWMNTILSTLSVSAGFTGGFLVGFRKG
- a CDS encoding RNA-binding protein: MSEVPFHYVDLRAFCYGTEDEVRVADALRHFLPEDVELERAESEGHLGDRIVVLSARVERADEMRHVLGQLRDGADIERIREELDQRVDDNCSLFVHLDKQEAFLGDAQLGDGIALRAKVEAYPANKEAAVENAREALS
- a CDS encoding aldehyde dehydrogenase family protein, producing the protein MSDFSIDADWSELYVDGEWTPAESGETIDVEDPSTREVVAEVPSASGADVNAAYEAAAEAQTEWAEAPPAQRAAVVQQFLEALQAHSDEVVDLLAHEVGGSAIMGETSIQIASDHAGEAATLPRRMKGEHAESNIPGKENIVERGPKGVVTVISPWNFPLNLSARAVLPAIAAGNSVVLKPSTNSPITGGLLFAKLFEETDLPGGVLNVVTGRGSEIGDRVASHPESDVVSFTGSTSVGQHVAGLAGENLAVPAMELGGNNAFVVTEDADLDRAVDAATFGSFVHQGQVCISINRHVVHEDVYDEYVEKLTERAEELAVGSAHEGGTVVGPIIDESQRDEMLEYVEETVEAGATLETGGETADIDGVDDSLVVEPTVLSDVTNDMAAACNEHFGPIAPVIPFSDVDEAVEIANDTEYGLSGAVHSGDLSVAREIADRMETGNVHINDQPINDEAHVPFSGIGASGVGEYNSDAFLREITETKWISVQHEPREYPF
- the psmA gene encoding archaeal proteasome endopeptidase complex subunit alpha, giving the protein MQGQNQQQAYDRGITIFSPDGRLYQVEYAREAVKRGTPSIGVRTDGGVVLLVDKRISSPLMEEASVEKIHKADNHVGIASAGHVADARKLIDFARRDAQVERLRYDQAIGVETLTKDITDHIQQYTQVGGARPFGVALLIGGVTNGEPRLFETDPSGTPYEWKAIAIGEDRSTVQEYLEDNYDESLPLDEGVELALRALGQIRDSLAPEGVGVATIDAETGAFIELSNDEISEYLDEHDLLDDGTSGDEADPDEDEE